In Marivivens aquimaris, one genomic interval encodes:
- the iolD gene encoding 3D-(3,5/4)-trihydroxycyclohexane-1,2-dione acylhydrolase (decyclizing), with protein sequence MSTIRLTAAQAMIKWLSVQMTEDGERFIDGMWAIFGHGNVAGIGEALHAYQDVFPTWRGQNEQSMAHAAIAYAKAKKRTRAMAVTSSIGPGSTNVVTAAALAHVNRLPVLIVAGDVFANRKPDPVLQQVEDFDDGTVSANDCFKPVSRYFDRITRPEHILSALPRALRVMTDPANCGPATLAFCQDVQAEAYDYPEEFFEPRVWYIRRPAPDANELERVAAQIKAAKNPVIIAGGGVIYSQAEQTLADFAAKHGIPVAETQAGKSALAQSHPMNFGASGVDGSAASNAISASADVVIGVGTRFQDFTTGSRTMFRNDAQLVSINIHGYDAAKHGAESLVADAKVALDLLSEKLGDYKATAFDPDAREDWLRAVDAYCARPDDQAAAPTDGQVIGAVQRATDETAVAMCAAGTMPGALKLLWQPSQGGYHMEYGYSCMGYEVAGAMGIKLATPERDVICFVGDGSYMMANAELATAVMRRIPFTVVLTDNRGYGCINRLQTMGCGGEPFNNMYVDCNVEVQPEIDYVMHARSMGAHAVKAAGTDELEAELKAARSRNIPTVIVIDTIAKDFPGTGLETTAGEHGYFWDVAVPQTSEREKQRNRYAEYITQIASQTGMN encoded by the coding sequence ATGAGCACGATCCGACTGACGGCCGCACAGGCCATGATCAAATGGCTCTCGGTCCAGATGACCGAAGACGGCGAACGCTTTATCGACGGCATGTGGGCGATCTTCGGCCACGGCAACGTTGCTGGCATCGGCGAGGCGCTGCACGCCTATCAGGACGTGTTCCCGACGTGGCGCGGCCAGAACGAACAGTCGATGGCCCACGCCGCTATCGCCTATGCCAAGGCCAAGAAGCGCACCCGCGCGATGGCAGTGACGTCGTCGATCGGGCCGGGCTCGACCAACGTTGTAACCGCTGCTGCGCTGGCGCACGTCAACCGCCTGCCGGTTCTGATTGTAGCTGGCGACGTGTTCGCCAACCGCAAGCCCGATCCGGTTCTTCAGCAGGTCGAAGACTTCGACGACGGCACAGTTTCGGCCAACGATTGCTTCAAGCCGGTTAGCCGCTACTTCGACCGCATCACCCGTCCCGAGCACATCCTGTCGGCCCTGCCGCGTGCGCTGCGCGTGATGACCGATCCGGCGAACTGCGGTCCCGCGACGCTGGCGTTCTGTCAGGACGTTCAGGCTGAAGCCTACGACTACCCCGAAGAATTCTTCGAACCGCGCGTCTGGTACATCCGCCGTCCGGCACCCGACGCCAATGAACTGGAGCGCGTTGCCGCCCAGATCAAAGCGGCTAAGAACCCCGTCATCATCGCCGGTGGCGGTGTGATCTACAGCCAAGCCGAGCAGACGCTGGCCGATTTCGCCGCCAAGCACGGTATTCCGGTCGCCGAGACCCAAGCGGGCAAGTCCGCTCTCGCCCAGTCCCACCCGATGAACTTCGGTGCTTCGGGCGTTGACGGCTCGGCAGCTTCGAACGCTATTTCCGCCAGCGCGGATGTTGTGATCGGTGTCGGTACCCGTTTCCAAGACTTCACCACCGGCTCGCGGACCATGTTCCGAAATGACGCGCAACTCGTGTCCATCAACATCCACGGCTACGACGCCGCCAAACACGGTGCGGAAAGCCTCGTTGCTGATGCCAAGGTCGCGCTCGATCTGCTGTCGGAAAAGCTCGGTGACTACAAAGCCACCGCTTTCGATCCCGATGCGCGTGAAGACTGGCTCCGTGCCGTCGACGCATACTGCGCACGCCCCGACGATCAGGCTGCTGCGCCGACCGACGGTCAGGTGATCGGTGCCGTTCAGCGTGCAACCGACGAAACCGCTGTCGCCATGTGCGCTGCCGGTACCATGCCGGGCGCTCTCAAGCTGCTGTGGCAGCCGAGCCAAGGCGGTTATCACATGGAATACGGCTATTCCTGCATGGGCTACGAAGTCGCCGGTGCCATGGGTATCAAGCTTGCGACGCCCGAGCGTGACGTGATCTGCTTTGTCGGTGACGGCAGCTACATGATGGCGAACGCAGAACTAGCGACCGCCGTGATGCGCCGCATTCCGTTCACTGTCGTGCTGACCGATAACCGTGGCTATGGCTGTATCAACCGCCTGCAAACGATGGGCTGTGGCGGCGAGCCGTTCAACAACATGTACGTCGACTGCAACGTCGAAGTGCAGCCCGAGATCGACTACGTCATGCACGCCCGCTCCATGGGTGCTCACGCTGTCAAAGCGGCTGGCACTGACGAGTTGGAAGCCGAACTCAAGGCCGCCCGTTCGCGCAATATTCCGACGGTGATCGTCATCGACACCATTGCCAAGGACTTCCCCGGCACCGGTCTCGAAACTACCGCAGGCGAGCACGGCTATTTCTGGGACGTCGCCGTTCCGCAAACCTCCGAGCGCGAAAAGCAGCGTAATCGCTACGCCGAATACATCACGCAGATCGCATCGCAGACAGGGATGAACTGA
- a CDS encoding bifunctional 5-dehydro-2-deoxygluconokinase/5-dehydro-2-deoxyphosphogluconate aldolase: protein MSKLDVITIGRAGVDLYGGQIGGRLEDMGSFDKYIGGSPTNIACGTARLGLKSGLITRVGDEHMGRFILEQLAREGVSTDGVVTDPERLTALVILGIRDEEQFPLIFYRENCADMALCEDDIKEDFIASARSVVVTGTHLSNVKTEAAVMKALELARKHGLRTALDIDYRPNLWGVAGHGDGESRFVESAKVTEKLLSTLHHFDLIVGTEEEFHIAGGSTNTIEALRAVRAVSNATLVCKRGAAGAVAFEGEIPDSLDDGQTGPGFPIEVFNVLGAGDGFFSGLLKGWLDDEDWPTALKYANACGAFAVSRHGCTPAYPSLTELEFFLERGIKQKDLRNDPELEQIHWSTNRHGDWSTMRVFAFDHRMQLEDMEGYTLERGGEFKELCLKAAEKVQDGKDGYGILCDNRIGRSALHAASGSGLWIGRPTEWPGSRPLTLEPELGGDFGGLNQWAKENVVKVLCFCHPDDDAETQAKQEDTVKRLFEASRRNRLEFLLEIIPSKVAPVDDDTSATLIRRFYEIGVYPDWWKLEPFKTDAAWQNAIAAIEENDPYTRGIVVLGLDAPEEELRASFEVAAAYPLVRGFAVGRTIFGDAARAWMKGDMSDAAAIEQMADRYTRLCAIWDEAREMARLNSAN, encoded by the coding sequence ATGAGCAAGTTGGATGTAATTACGATCGGTCGCGCGGGTGTTGACCTTTACGGCGGTCAGATCGGTGGACGTCTTGAGGACATGGGGTCCTTCGACAAATACATCGGCGGCTCTCCGACGAATATCGCGTGCGGCACGGCCCGTCTGGGCCTGAAGTCGGGTCTGATTACCCGCGTGGGTGACGAACACATGGGCCGCTTCATCCTCGAACAACTTGCCCGCGAAGGTGTCAGCACCGATGGCGTCGTGACTGACCCCGAGCGTCTGACCGCGCTGGTGATCCTCGGCATTCGTGACGAAGAACAGTTCCCGCTGATTTTCTACCGCGAAAACTGCGCTGACATGGCGCTCTGCGAAGACGACATCAAGGAAGACTTTATCGCGTCCGCCCGTTCGGTCGTTGTCACCGGCACCCACCTGTCAAACGTGAAGACCGAAGCGGCTGTCATGAAAGCACTGGAACTGGCCCGCAAGCATGGCCTCCGTACCGCGCTGGACATCGACTACCGCCCGAACCTTTGGGGCGTGGCTGGTCACGGTGACGGCGAAAGCCGTTTCGTCGAGAGCGCGAAAGTCACCGAAAAGCTGCTGTCGACCCTGCATCACTTCGATCTGATTGTCGGCACTGAAGAAGAATTCCATATCGCCGGCGGCTCGACCAACACTATCGAAGCATTGCGCGCCGTTCGCGCCGTTTCGAACGCGACCCTCGTTTGCAAGCGCGGCGCTGCCGGCGCTGTCGCATTCGAAGGTGAAATCCCCGATAGTCTCGACGACGGTCAGACCGGTCCGGGCTTTCCGATCGAAGTATTCAACGTACTTGGCGCTGGCGACGGCTTCTTTTCGGGTCTGCTTAAGGGCTGGCTCGATGATGAGGACTGGCCGACCGCATTGAAGTACGCCAACGCTTGCGGCGCATTCGCCGTCAGCCGTCATGGCTGCACCCCCGCATATCCGTCGCTGACCGAGCTGGAGTTCTTCCTTGAGCGCGGCATCAAGCAAAAAGACCTGCGCAACGATCCGGAGCTGGAGCAGATCCACTGGTCGACCAACCGCCACGGCGACTGGTCCACGATGCGAGTGTTTGCATTCGACCACCGGATGCAGCTCGAAGACATGGAAGGCTACACGCTGGAGCGTGGGGGAGAGTTCAAGGAGCTTTGCCTCAAGGCTGCTGAGAAAGTTCAAGACGGCAAGGACGGCTACGGCATCCTTTGTGATAACCGTATCGGCCGCAGTGCGCTGCACGCCGCATCGGGTTCGGGCCTCTGGATCGGTCGTCCGACCGAATGGCCGGGGTCGCGTCCGCTGACGCTGGAGCCGGAACTGGGCGGCGACTTCGGTGGTCTGAACCAGTGGGCCAAGGAAAACGTGGTCAAGGTTCTGTGCTTCTGCCACCCCGACGACGACGCGGAAACGCAGGCCAAACAGGAAGACACCGTCAAGCGCCTGTTCGAAGCCTCGCGCCGCAACCGCCTCGAATTCCTGCTGGAGATCATTCCGTCCAAGGTCGCGCCCGTTGATGACGACACCAGCGCGACCCTGATCCGCCGTTTCTACGAAATCGGCGTCTATCCGGACTGGTGGAAGCTGGAGCCGTTCAAGACCGACGCAGCATGGCAGAACGCCATCGCCGCCATCGAAGAGAACGACCCCTACACCCGCGGTATTGTGGTTCTGGGCCTCGATGCGCCCGAAGAAGAACTGCGCGCCAGCTTCGAAGTGGCAGCCGCCTATCCATTGGTTCGCGGCTTTGCCGTTGGCCGCACGATCTTTGGCGATGCCGCTCGCGCATGGATGAAGGGCGATATGTCCGACGCTGCTGCGATCGAACAAATGGCCGACCGTTACACCCGCCTGTGCGCAATCTGGGACGAGGCCCGTGAAATGGCCCGCCTGAACAGCGCGAACTAA
- a CDS encoding putative quinol monooxygenase, with translation MYKFIITIDCLPGTRGKILERAPEAQAATRAEEGCIQYDFFACTDKPDRLVFVETWVDQAAHDFHMEQQHTKDFIAYHEQFNEKLVFETINVASGE, from the coding sequence ATGTACAAGTTCATCATTACGATTGATTGCCTGCCGGGTACGCGCGGCAAGATCCTTGAGCGTGCGCCGGAAGCGCAAGCTGCCACCCGCGCCGAGGAAGGTTGCATCCAGTACGATTTCTTTGCCTGCACGGACAAACCGGACCGTCTGGTATTCGTGGAAACGTGGGTCGATCAAGCGGCGCACGACTTCCACATGGAACAGCAGCACACTAAGGACTTCATCGCTTACCACGAGCAGTTCAACGAAAAGCTGGTGTTCGAGACCATCAACGTCGCCTCTGGCGAGTGA
- a CDS encoding sugar phosphate isomerase/epimerase family protein has protein sequence MKLSICTDVMGDLSFTDMLDKCVELGVEGVEMTGGGWSPAPHFRADELLADKGLRSQKLKEIEARGLKIAALNCSGNPLDPGHLGAKHRKEIEETFTLAGEIGVTKIVTMSGLPAAAPEDTVPNWLTYTKSWPAEMPERDRYQWEDCAFPYWHGIVDHAKKVGVEKIALENFSAMLVWNPDTLFRLRNEVGPMVGMNLDPSHLFWKGACPIAVARALGDAIHHVHGKDTRIERGLADVNGLLEMREVTDVANRAWNYVAVGAGHDLQWWKEFFSVVGMLGYNDWVSLEMEDFTMSTNAGIQSSIDALQATIIR, from the coding sequence ATGAAGCTTTCTATTTGCACCGACGTGATGGGCGATCTGTCCTTCACCGATATGCTCGACAAATGCGTTGAGCTGGGCGTCGAAGGTGTTGAAATGACCGGTGGCGGCTGGTCGCCGGCTCCGCACTTCCGCGCTGACGAACTGCTGGCCGACAAGGGGCTGCGGTCGCAGAAACTGAAGGAAATCGAAGCGCGCGGTCTGAAGATCGCCGCGCTGAACTGCTCGGGCAACCCGCTCGATCCGGGTCATCTGGGTGCTAAGCACCGCAAGGAAATCGAAGAGACCTTCACCCTTGCCGGTGAAATCGGTGTGACCAAGATCGTCACCATGTCGGGTCTTCCGGCAGCGGCCCCCGAAGACACCGTTCCGAACTGGCTGACCTACACCAAATCGTGGCCCGCAGAGATGCCCGAGCGCGACCGTTACCAGTGGGAAGACTGTGCTTTCCCGTATTGGCACGGCATCGTCGATCATGCCAAGAAAGTCGGCGTCGAGAAGATCGCTCTCGAAAACTTCTCGGCCATGCTGGTCTGGAATCCGGACACCTTGTTCCGTCTGCGTAACGAAGTTGGCCCGATGGTCGGTATGAACCTCGACCCGTCGCACCTGTTCTGGAAGGGCGCTTGCCCGATCGCGGTTGCACGTGCTCTGGGCGATGCCATCCACCACGTCCATGGCAAAGACACCCGCATCGAGCGCGGTCTGGCAGATGTGAACGGTCTGCTGGAAATGCGCGAAGTCACCGACGTGGCCAACCGCGCTTGGAACTACGTCGCCGTCGGCGCAGGTCACGATCTGCAATGGTGGAAAGAGTTCTTCTCGGTCGTTGGTATGCTCGGCTACAACGATTGGGTTTCGCTCGAGATGGAAGACTTCACCATGTCGACCAACGCAGGCATCCAGTCTTCGATCGACGCGCTGCAAGCGACGATCATCCGTTAA
- a CDS encoding Gfo/Idh/MocA family oxidoreductase translates to MALKVGVIGTGMIGQDHIRRLTKVLSGVEITAVNDIDVERAKEAAPYGAEVFETPKALIESDNVDAIVICSWGPAHEEQLLDCIAAGKPVFCEKPMTTSEEAAIRIVEAEAAYGKRLIQVGFMRRFDADYRRLKAVVDSGMIGAPLMYHSVHRNASVPSHYTSDMPLNDTLVHDADISRWLLSDEIVGVEVRYPRRSTVGGGELKNPVIVLLHMESGAIVDVEISVAITYGYDIRGEVSGETGVASLPNRPATVVSDVNGIRQAMPEDWRERFIEAYDQEFREWIIAAGEGTATGPSAWDGYASTLTADAALRAAESGKYEPLKMIKKPALYLEAPAVAAE, encoded by the coding sequence ATGGCTTTGAAAGTTGGTGTCATCGGCACGGGCATGATCGGTCAAGATCACATCCGCCGCCTGACAAAGGTCCTCTCTGGTGTTGAAATCACCGCCGTCAACGACATCGATGTGGAGCGCGCCAAAGAGGCTGCTCCCTATGGCGCTGAGGTCTTCGAGACTCCGAAGGCGCTGATCGAGTCCGACAACGTCGATGCAATCGTCATCTGCTCGTGGGGTCCTGCCCACGAAGAGCAACTGCTCGACTGTATTGCTGCCGGCAAGCCGGTCTTCTGCGAAAAGCCGATGACCACTTCGGAAGAAGCGGCGATCCGTATCGTTGAGGCCGAAGCTGCCTACGGCAAGCGCCTGATCCAGGTCGGTTTTATGCGTCGTTTCGATGCTGACTACCGCCGTCTGAAGGCCGTGGTCGATAGCGGCATGATCGGTGCGCCGCTCATGTACCACTCGGTTCACCGCAACGCGTCGGTGCCATCGCACTACACCTCGGACATGCCGCTGAACGATACGCTCGTGCATGATGCGGACATCTCGCGCTGGCTGCTGTCCGACGAGATCGTCGGTGTAGAGGTTCGTTACCCCCGTCGTTCCACCGTTGGTGGCGGCGAGCTGAAGAACCCCGTTATTGTCCTTCTCCACATGGAGAGCGGTGCGATTGTGGACGTCGAAATCTCGGTTGCGATCACCTACGGCTACGACATCCGTGGCGAAGTTTCGGGCGAAACCGGTGTTGCCTCGCTCCCGAACCGTCCGGCGACCGTTGTTTCGGACGTCAACGGCATCCGTCAGGCTATGCCGGAAGACTGGCGCGAGCGCTTCATCGAAGCCTACGACCAGGAATTCCGCGAGTGGATCATTGCCGCTGGCGAAGGCACTGCCACCGGCCCCAGCGCTTGGGACGGCTACGCCTCGACCTTGACCGCCGACGCTGCGCTCCGCGCTGCTGAATCGGGCAAGTACGAACCGCTCAAGATGATTAAGAAACCCGCCCTCTACTTGGAAGCACCGGCCGTCGCGGCCGAGTGA
- a CDS encoding sugar phosphate isomerase/epimerase family protein: MKIALDPFMHRHLSLEQLPSKVKELGYDWIELSPRGDFLEWFKAPRVFPDRVKSFKKALKDADVGIATLLPMYRWASNDEEERRAAVKHWKRAIEIAVELEVDTMNSEFGRGPHPDKGTCYCCHTGSMIEACEDAWWRSMDELVPIFEREGINLHIEPHPEDWVETLQPSVDLIRTVNSDRVKFLYCTPHTFYFGDDTVAMLRECADVLAHVHIADTFNHKASSGLRYIINPPGSTARVHQHLNMGQGEVPWDDFYKTLAEIGFDGIMTACVFAWEEKADESGIFMRNEMQRYIDKYFK, from the coding sequence ATGAAAATCGCGCTAGACCCGTTTATGCACCGTCACCTGTCGCTCGAACAACTTCCGAGCAAGGTCAAAGAACTCGGTTATGACTGGATCGAACTCAGCCCCCGTGGTGACTTTCTGGAGTGGTTCAAAGCTCCCCGCGTGTTCCCCGACCGCGTCAAGAGCTTCAAGAAAGCACTGAAGGACGCAGACGTCGGCATCGCCACGCTGCTGCCGATGTACCGCTGGGCCTCGAACGACGAAGAAGAGCGCCGTGCAGCCGTCAAGCACTGGAAGCGTGCGATCGAGATCGCCGTCGAGCTGGAAGTGGACACCATGAACTCCGAGTTCGGCCGTGGCCCGCACCCCGATAAGGGCACCTGCTACTGCTGCCACACGGGTTCGATGATCGAAGCCTGTGAGGACGCGTGGTGGCGTTCGATGGACGAGCTGGTCCCGATCTTCGAACGTGAAGGCATCAACCTGCACATCGAACCGCACCCCGAAGACTGGGTTGAAACGCTCCAGCCGTCGGTCGACCTGATCCGCACTGTAAATTCGGACCGCGTGAAGTTCCTCTACTGTACGCCGCACACCTTCTACTTTGGTGACGATACCGTTGCGATGCTGCGCGAATGCGCCGACGTTCTGGCTCACGTCCACATCGCCGACACCTTCAACCACAAGGCATCGAGCGGCCTGCGCTACATCATCAACCCGCCGGGTTCGACCGCGCGCGTTCACCAGCACCTGAACATGGGTCAGGGCGAAGTGCCGTGGGATGATTTCTACAAGACCCTCGCCGAGATCGGTTTTGACGGCATCATGACCGCCTGCGTGTTCGCATGGGAAGAAAAGGCCGACGAGTCCGGCATCTTCATGCGCAACGAAATGCAGCGCTACATCGACAAATACTTCAAATAA
- a CDS encoding ATP-binding cassette domain-containing protein: MSSNAPVIELKNVDKSFGPIDVLHEISLKVRAGEVLCLLGDNGAGKSTLIKTLAGVHAPTRGEILVDGKPVTFEGPRDAQDRGIATVHQFGGTYPLMSVGRNFFMGVEPTKGFGPFKVFDRKTANKIAVEEVQKMGITRITDGDRLVGGLSGGERQSLAIARAVYFGARVLILDEPTAALGVKQAAHVLRIVNEAKKRGLAVIFITHQVMHAMTVGDHFAVLIRGAIAADFRKGEKTREEITDLMAGGETMADLEASIEGYMDSHHGHPPKVASAD, from the coding sequence ATGTCTTCCAACGCACCCGTTATCGAACTGAAGAATGTCGACAAGAGCTTTGGCCCGATCGACGTTCTGCATGAAATCTCGCTGAAGGTCCGCGCGGGCGAAGTGCTCTGCCTGCTGGGCGACAACGGCGCCGGTAAATCGACCCTCATCAAGACCCTCGCCGGTGTTCACGCACCGACCCGTGGCGAGATCCTTGTCGACGGTAAGCCTGTCACTTTCGAGGGCCCGCGCGACGCGCAGGATCGCGGTATCGCGACCGTGCACCAGTTCGGCGGAACGTATCCGCTGATGTCGGTCGGCCGTAACTTCTTCATGGGCGTGGAGCCGACCAAGGGCTTTGGTCCGTTCAAGGTCTTCGACCGCAAGACTGCGAACAAGATCGCCGTCGAGGAAGTCCAGAAGATGGGCATCACCCGTATCACCGACGGTGATCGCCTCGTGGGCGGCCTGTCGGGCGGTGAGCGCCAGTCGCTGGCGATTGCCCGCGCCGTGTACTTCGGTGCGCGCGTTCTGATCCTCGATGAGCCGACTGCGGCTCTTGGCGTCAAGCAGGCGGCGCACGTTCTGCGCATCGTCAACGAAGCCAAAAAGCGCGGCCTCGCCGTGATCTTCATCACCCATCAGGTCATGCACGCGATGACCGTGGGTGACCACTTCGCGGTTCTGATCCGCGGCGCTATTGCCGCCGACTTCCGCAAGGGCGAGAAGACCCGCGAAGAGATCACCGACCTCATGGCCGGCGGCGAAACCATGGCCGACCTCGAAGCAAGCATCGAGGGTTACATGGACTCCCATCATGGTCACCCGCCCAAGGTTGCTTCGGCTGACTGA
- a CDS encoding ABC transporter permease: MADTSNNGNSTGGSGLSLLGLLRRPEAGAAAGFILVFVFFSYFGWDKNFLTPLGSSTWLNFASKVGIIAIPVGFLMIAGELDISVGALIPAGGIVLAMSVEQFGMNIWLAVLFTLVVAGVIGWVNGMLVTRTQVPSLIVTLATLFVIAGLNAYVSKQIAGTTQHSLPDAGVVSEFILGDYHNLILGEGFTIFRSLQSSFFIWIGFALICFYVLHVSPWGNWIFAMGGDQESARNAGIPTNRLKIALFMLSAMAAALVGMTEAVLANSASTTTQFGMIFNSIICVVVGGVLLTGGFGTVTGTFFGTLTFGIVFQGINFTTFDKDLNMLFIGVLLLIAVLMNDTFRKLATNASTKKK; this comes from the coding sequence ATGGCCGACACATCAAACAACGGAAATTCGACAGGGGGCAGCGGTTTATCGCTTTTGGGCCTGTTGCGTCGCCCCGAGGCAGGTGCTGCCGCGGGTTTCATTCTGGTTTTCGTCTTCTTTAGCTACTTTGGCTGGGACAAGAACTTCCTCACTCCGCTCGGGTCTTCGACCTGGCTGAACTTCGCATCCAAAGTCGGCATTATCGCCATTCCGGTCGGCTTCCTGATGATCGCAGGTGAACTCGATATCTCTGTGGGCGCTCTGATCCCCGCAGGCGGTATCGTTCTCGCGATGTCGGTCGAACAGTTCGGAATGAACATCTGGCTCGCTGTCCTGTTCACGCTGGTCGTGGCCGGTGTCATCGGCTGGGTCAATGGCATGTTGGTCACTCGCACGCAGGTGCCATCGCTCATTGTGACGCTCGCAACGCTCTTCGTGATCGCAGGTCTGAACGCCTACGTGTCCAAGCAAATCGCGGGCACCACGCAGCACAGCCTGCCCGATGCAGGTGTCGTGTCCGAGTTCATCCTCGGCGACTATCACAACCTCATTCTCGGTGAAGGTTTCACCATCTTCCGCAGCCTCCAGAGCTCGTTCTTCATCTGGATCGGCTTTGCACTGATCTGTTTCTACGTGTTGCACGTTTCCCCGTGGGGTAACTGGATCTTTGCAATGGGCGGCGATCAGGAATCCGCACGCAACGCAGGTATCCCGACCAACCGTCTGAAGATCGCCCTGTTCATGCTCTCGGCTATGGCCGCTGCACTGGTCGGCATGACCGAAGCGGTACTCGCCAATTCGGCATCCACGACGACCCAGTTCGGTATGATCTTCAACTCGATCATCTGTGTGGTTGTCGGCGGCGTGCTTCTGACGGGCGGCTTCGGCACCGTGACCGGTACGTTCTTCGGCACCCTGACCTTCGGTATCGTCTTCCAGGGCATCAACTTCACCACCTTCGATAAAGACCTCAACATGCTCTTTATCGGTGTGCTGCTGCTGATCGCTGTTCTCATGAACGACACCTTCCGCAAGCTCGCGACCAACGCGTCGACCAAGAAGAAGTGA
- a CDS encoding substrate-binding domain-containing protein, whose product MTIKTRIMRGLMVSALAMTAGSAMAQDIAVIAGSIEDAFMDKIKKGVDDATHMVEANGGTVQYLRTQNYENFGPDLVTLINQAVAQGVDGIAIPVWVPDAQIPALQAAAEQGIKIMQYNSGLPVKEDIGAINYFGSDEYAAGYGGGEYLAEQGATHILCHIQLPGAINLEQRCEGVTDGAAAHGVKVTVLNTPPNLDGDVTGTAEAFKAELIGDSSIDALVSCADFGAASAANAVEQTGMELMIGAFDFSPASLERISAGTQTMAIDQQPYLQGFLATSMLFSNLKFGTEISTDPVLTGPAIIDASNVDVVKSGAELGAR is encoded by the coding sequence ATGACTATTAAAACTCGCATTATGCGTGGTCTCATGGTGTCGGCACTGGCAATGACTGCTGGTTCGGCAATGGCTCAGGACATCGCTGTCATCGCTGGCTCGATCGAAGACGCTTTCATGGACAAAATCAAAAAGGGCGTTGATGACGCGACCCACATGGTCGAAGCCAACGGCGGTACCGTTCAGTACCTGCGCACCCAGAACTACGAAAACTTCGGCCCTGACCTTGTGACCCTGATCAACCAGGCTGTCGCTCAGGGCGTAGATGGCATCGCGATCCCGGTTTGGGTTCCGGACGCCCAGATTCCCGCGCTTCAGGCTGCTGCCGAGCAGGGCATCAAGATCATGCAGTACAACTCGGGTCTGCCGGTCAAAGAAGACATCGGCGCGATCAATTACTTCGGTTCGGATGAATACGCAGCTGGCTACGGCGGTGGTGAATACCTCGCAGAGCAGGGCGCGACCCACATCCTGTGCCACATCCAGCTTCCGGGTGCGATCAACCTCGAACAGCGTTGTGAAGGCGTCACCGACGGTGCTGCTGCTCACGGCGTAAAGGTTACCGTCCTGAACACCCCGCCGAACCTCGACGGCGACGTCACCGGTACTGCCGAGGCGTTCAAGGCTGAACTCATCGGCGACAGCTCGATCGACGCTCTCGTATCCTGTGCAGACTTCGGTGCAGCTTCGGCCGCCAACGCAGTCGAGCAGACCGGCATGGAACTCATGATCGGTGCATTCGACTTCTCGCCGGCTTCGCTCGAGCGTATCTCGGCTGGCACCCAGACCATGGCGATCGACCAGCAGCCGTACCTGCAGGGCTTCCTCGCGACTTCGATGCTGTTCTCGAACCTCAAGTTCGGCACCGAAATCTCGACCGATCCGGTTCTCACCGGTCCGGCAATCATCGACGCTTCGAACGTTGATGTTGTGAAGTCGGGCGCCGAGCTGGGCGCACGCTAA